The following DNA comes from Fusarium fujikuroi IMI 58289 draft genome, chromosome FFUJ_chr03.
ATGTACTCGGCAGGTACCAAGAGGCCACTACAGCAACTATCGGCCGTGATATTGCCTGCaggtggtgttgatgctCTTCGGGTACAGCTTTTAGGCCTTCAGCTCGTACTTTGGCGTACTAGCGGCCCAAGCTTGGGTGGGGTCGGTGGGATGTCGGGGCCCCAAGCTCCTAGCAACGGCGCCTAAACAAAAGCCAACCTAAAGGCCCGTATACCAAGCCCAAATAACTGTGGAATCCAGGGCAGGTCTCCCATCGCCACATGGACCCGTTCTCTTGGCTCCCAAGGACAGGGACCAGGGTCAACGTCTtacatatgtatgtacatacttTTAGAAAGACAATGTCCTAGGTTAATGCCTGGGGGAGTCGATTGAGCGTGCCATTAGTGTGTTCTTCAACTGAGCCTCCAAGTAAAAATATATCAGCGATCACCATATGTCTGACTGCCATCAGATCGTTGcaacctctttttctttacaCCTCACGCGAAGAAACTGTTTTGAGAGGTCTCAATTGCCAGCTTCCCTAAACTCAATCAAGGTTAACCGCGCAGAAATGGACTTGGCCCAACGCCACAAACTTGACATCAAAGGGAATAGCTCCTTGCAATACCAACGCCACTCCGGTCAAAGAGCCGAGGCCGGCCCATTGATCAAGGTGTTTCACTGCCATTTCCAGGTCTCGATGTTACGCCATTATGAGATTGAGTCCCTTTGTTGAGGAGCAAGGGTAGatttttctctcttccctcGCCTGTTACATACATAGTATTAGTCGATACGCCTCGACGTTTTTCCTCAACGGCATGCGCAAATCTCCCACCCGTTCTGTAGGGCACGCGGCGCAGACTTTTTACTTCTCACCACACTAGCGACTAAGTTAGGTTACAAGGACCAGTCAAAACTTTTCCTTCTAAAAAATTGACCTGTCTTGTGTATGGCCAGGCGCAGGTCTGACACTTCTTTGGGGATGTCGGGATGAGGTCATGGAATGCGGGGGAATACCAGAGATCGACATGTTCAGCAGATGTGGTTTTTCCCCAAGTTCACTGGAATTCTTTTTGTATCATAATACGTCTTTGAAATCGATGCCAGCATTATCATGTCTGTTAGCGCAAAATACATGCTCCTACTCTATTTGAGTACTAATCGGAGAAGGATAAGAGTATTAATCCTACGGCAAATTACTAAGTGTCTATGGATGGATTCATTATCTCACTGAATTAAAAAAGCACACGGGGCTTTCTATACCTTAAAGCTGGCTAAATTGTATGTAATCTTTTAGCAAGGTATCACTCTCTAAATTGCTATTGCCCTCAGCCAGTGCATCATATTTTCTTGCCAACCGCAGATCTATAACGTATAAGGAAACCTCTTGTCACCCACAGAGAATCCACTAAGTTAACTTTGCCCGACTTGATCGGAAATTGACAACAGATTTCAAACTGCGAGTAAACAAACTGAGATAGGTGGCCTGTTGCTATGGACTGAACCTCTGCGGCTTAAGTCGTAATACTCTCGTCTCGAACAACTCCCTTATCCAGTGTTGTATGTCTCTCCTTTGAATCACTACAAGATTAGCTCCCCACGGTTACGGGATTAACAAGCATGTATATGTCAGGACTGCTCCGTCAACCCGACTCCCTGCCTCTATTGAGACAGATGGGGGTGAGTTTGAAGAGCTTCATTACTCCAAATGCCACGGTAACAGAATACGAGTTTATTTTGTCCAGCAATAATGCCCCGGATTTTATTAAAGCAGCGATACAAGCGACCAGATGTGGCCGCAGTCGTTAGCGAGAATCGTCATGATTACTTCGTCACAAAGAAACAATGCAAGAGACAATGCGTTTCTCCCTCAACAAGAGTCGCGGGTATAAGTTATCGGCTCGCGAGCTGACTCAGGAATGGTCCTGTTTCTAGAAAACAAGCATGCAAGAAACATTGTGACTTCATTCGACAAACCTCAGCGCAAGAGTTCATATGATTTTAGACTATTATAAGTCAAGATCTACAAATCTTAGCATGAATTTAGAATGACTTATTAAAGATCAGGGTCCGACGAGCTAAGACCATTTATGCATCTAGTAAGATTGCTTGCATTGTAATACTAGGAGATGATATATCTATACCTATATTCTCTATCTAAATGCTCTAGGGGAGCCCTTGGAGATTGCGTTGAGATTAAGATGAAGTAAAATGGTCCAAGTAACACCTACAAAGCAGCTCTTACAACCTCCCTGATGAATAATAGTTTCGAGACTGAACTCACACAGAATGTATTTTTTTGGCCAGTTCTAAGGGATCGACTTAAAACACAATGGACTCATTGAAACTTTGAGAAAGGATTTGATACCAGACTCAAGTTCTTATTCGAGAGATGAAAACATCCAGTTTCAAGAGCTCTTGAACATGGATCACCCACATCGTAATTGGGTTTGCTTGACTGGATGCTTCAAAATAGTAAGCCAGCCCTGGTTGCTAGACTCCCGAAGAAGTTGCTCTGCAAAACATGTCTTTATcctaccttatattaacGTAtcatatttatatagtacATAGATAAAAGTTCCGACATATCCCGATTATACCTTAACCaccttaattatatcttgccattttactttataattaattaaataatatttatttaattataataatatatatataaatctataaagaattaaaaggagattctagctatatagcttaatacttaatataatagctatttatataataatacttatttaattagttaggtattaattttattacgtttttaactatattatctttaattttagtcTATAACTCCTCTATAGCTGCAATTAGCCAGttaattgccttaatagactttaaataagtagcaattttaagatatattttatatattctctctttaaggactttctagaggtttttaataGGGCTAAGGTTAGGACTATATAAAGGCCAGTTAGTaagaaagacttctcttttttttgcCTAAAGATAGAGCTAGTCTTAAACTTtctaataaataaatatataggcattattatattaaaaagtctctctttctttaataAGGTTAGGAAGATAAGACtgtaaataaaatagaatatactagcctattatttctttttttttagaTTTAAGATCTTCTAAAAGAGGgataattatagatagtttattatagttaattatactataaaatatctataaatatctgaTTTGGTATTAATAAGTTTAGACTTTATTCTTATAAAGTCTCTtgccttatagtattattaaaagaagcttttaaaaaagaaatctctagacttatagcttaataaaataactacttaatataattactatttatatagttaattataaccttattagaaaactattaactatattaaaataatttatttttataatagtatttatctataaaagatttccttaattaagtagcttttttagtaagaaataggcattaaagtgtaaatttatattatatctttttattaataagctagtaatgaattatctttagtaatacctttagctatacctaatttataatatttctatataaaataaaagggttatttttaataagtattttaatataacttttattttaatttaatagcattaaaggcctattaaaatataatttatctttatataactcTTAGGCTTAATTgcattaaataattctatatattatataataacttaactttatgctatctataatatctttaacctAAActcctaatttatatattattataaaccttatttttttataaggagaataatatactttttgcctttattaaggcattttaatctatttaaataatgcaataaagttatagtgttaatattaatattttgTTAAAAGCGGGGTTAGACCGGGAATATGTCGGAACTTTCGCCAGCCTACTGTACACTTATCTCAAGTCTGTTATGAGCATCAGGAAAGTGGTTCAGCCTTGCAATCACCAACATCGTCATTGGCCAGCGTCTCGGATTTGGCTCCCCGCAGTGGGGCCAAAGGTCCTGCAAGGCTACAAAAATTTCCAAAATTTTCTAGATTTTGCCAAGATCTTTGCAAGCTGATCTGCCACAAGCATACCTTCACCACAGCAAATTGTTCGAGATACCCGGAGCCCAATAGGCTTCAAAATCAGTAGAAGTCTTCTATTCTACAACCTCAAATCGACTTACCTGGAAAATAATTCGAAGGATAACAACAGTTGATCAACCACGCCAAAATGGGGGACGTTGCACAGGTGAAGGTCGTCTTCACCACCACTGAGCAGGATTTGGTACTCCCAGACTCTAAACAACAATTGCTCGTGCCTGCAGGTCAGTTATTGGTGTTCTTAGATACCTTGGAGTGATCAAAGGGCTAATGCTCATCATAGATATTAAACGATATGGCCTCTCTCGCATTCTCAACTCCGAGTCTATGCTCGATACCTCCTCTCCTATACCCCTCGACTTTCTCGCCAATGGCACATTTCTCCGAACTTCTATCGAAGAGTATCTTGCAAAAAATGGTCTTTCATCTGAATCCACCCTGACTTTGCAGTATGTTCGAAGCCTGCTTCCTCCGGTTTACGAAGCGAGCTTTGAGCATGACGACTGGGTCGGAGGTATAGACCTCCTATCCGCCACTTCACGAGCAGGCCTtctggctggtggtggtaaCATCCCCGAACGAGTTGCGAGTGCTTCCTATGACGGCCTCGTTAGAGTCTGGAACCCTTCTGGAGACGCAATCGCAGTGTCTCCTGCTGGTCGAGCTGGTGGTCACACGCAGCGAGCGAATGCGGTTAGGTGGATCTCACAGAAGCAGCTGGCTTCAGTTGGCCTGGATCGCAAGGTTATTGTCTGGGACTATAGCGAGTCCGAGGATGGTTTCTCTGGTGTCCTCAAGTCCAGCATGGAACTCTGGGGTCATGAGAAGGAAATCAACAGTCTTGACATTAACGGAGCCACTAAGCGCATTCTCACAGCATCATCGGACGGTAAAGTTGGCCTTTGGACATCGTCAAAAAGAACAGCTCCCCAAGCGGACCCTGAGAGCTTGCCTTCTGCGCATAGCACGAAGCGAGCCAAGCTTGCAAGTGCCGCCAACACTGCACAGCGTGGCCCTCTTGCTTTGATCCTTGTCCATGATGAGCCTGTGACTGCTGCCATCTTTCATCCCAACGACGCAACGGTCGCCTATTCGGCATCCAAAGATCATACTGTTCGCACTATTGACTTAACAACCCAGCGCGAGGTCAGCCGACTCACTACCATGCACCCACTATTATGCGCAACGGCGCTCCCCGGATCCtcgcttgttgctgctggttcGTCGGCCCGACATATTACCCTCCTCGACCCCCGCGAGTCAGCTACTACTACCTCAGCCATGACACTCCGCGGGCACGTTAATATGGTTGTTTCTTTGGCGCCTTCACCCGAAAACGATCACTCGCTTGTTTCTGGCTCTCACGACAGTACATGCCGTGTGTGGGATCTTCGAAGCGTGCGGATGGGTACATCGGAAGAGGGTGGCGGCAGCGTCAGTGAGCCAGTGTACACCATAGGCCGAGAGTGGCTtaagggcaagaagctccCCGCCGCTGGTGATGGAGCCAAGGTGTTGGGTGTGGCCTGGGATCAATCCTGGGGTATTGTGAGTGGTggtgaggacaagaaggttcAGATCAACAGAGGCCGTAATCTGTTTGGGCCAGGATCATAGTGTAATAGAAATGGAGACCCAAACCcggcttttactttataccAAAAATATTTATTGTGTTCTTAGATGATATGGCTGGAATATTTCAAGGATCTTAAGGATCCAATTGGCAATAGGACTGAAGGTCACGAATTACAACCTGATCCAAGGTAAAAAGCAGTCTTCATCAAATCGTTTCCAATCCAGTTTGCAGCGAAGCTGCGTCCACTCGAATCCTAGAATCGATTTTATagttcttcgtcttcagacGCTTGACTTGCATCCACTAATGCTCGATACCTGGCACTCACCAGTGACTGGGGGGCAAGGTGGACTAATACCTCAGTTCTAAGCCTCGCCTTGGAATAAGGCAACCCTCCAGAGACGATGGCATCAAGAATATAGGAAACAACAGTGTTTGTCTTAAGAGGAGGAGTACGTAAGAGTGTAGCAACAACCTCTGGTGTAAGATCTTGGTTGTCATACCACATGTAATAAGTGCGAAGAGACGACaatggtggtgttgacttGGGGCGCGTTATGCTGTGGTATTTTTGAGCGTGCTTTTCGGCAGCAAGGATACGGGGATCCCTTGTATCATGAGGATTGTCCTCTGGTTGGGGTGTAGCCTTTGTTGTGGGCGTTGCGATCGATGGCGTAGGTCTGGTTTCTGGTGTTTCAAGTCTCACCTCAACATCAGTAATAACCTCATGTTCCCCAGATTCTGAAGTCGTATCACTTTCGTCAACGTCATCAGCGGTCAAGAACCGAATAGGAAGATTCTGCTCGACGAAAGCTGGTCGAGGAGGAGTAGGCTGAAGCTTCATGCGTTCCTGCTCAAGCACGTAGTACAGCTGGAGACCAGCATATGCATCTGATGCGGAATCTATGTATGCGTGAGCTACAGAAGAACAGATGGCGTAAATTTTAACTCACATGCAACTTGATCTGCTGACAAACGCATCATCCAATTACTGGACCGCACATCATCTCCTTTGAACAACGGAAGACCTAACATCTCCTGTGTCTGCACGGCTAAAGACACCATGACCTTATTGATTCGGTCTAGCTCTCCAGCCTTCGAGTACTTGACAAGTTTGTAGAGGTGAGACAGCTCGAAAATCCCTTTACTGTTTATGCCGAGGTTGTTCTTCAATCTTGTGCAGTCACCCTTGATAGCCACTCCGACTTTTGTTACGCTTTCGTCTTCCATAATCCTCTTGAAGGTTGGGGCGACAAAGTCGTCCTTGGGAAAAAGTGCAACGTGGAACAAGCCTACACGACTTGGGCTAGCGATCTGGATGAGGGAAACATTTCGTCGAGGGTTGGAGCTGGCAGGACCCCTCGCAACAAACCACTCCAAATCGAAGCCAATGACTTTCTCGTTAGAAAAGTACCTTTCACAAACATGTTCCATCGTATGTTTTGAAATGCAGTAGTGGACTTTAACTTTCTGCTCCTCGCCAttttcttgaacttggcgatACATTCTGTAGGACCAGAACGACTGGCTGGAGCCAGCCTTACTCTTCCGGGCTGTATCCCAAAGATTGGCGTCGATTGTGTAGTCTAAGGATGTGAGAGGTGCAGTGACGGATTCCGTCAGTGCTTTCTCCTGCTTTGAGGCCTCGACGAGATCGCCGCCTGTGTCTGATGCAACCTGGGTGTCTTTAGAGATTGTTTCAGTAGTAGGCAATACCAACCGATCTTGTTGATCGAACCATTCCACCGCATCACGCTCGAACTCTTCACCTTCGCTGAACTCGTCAGCTTCGACATCTCCCTTTTCAACACCCCCAGACCCAGAGGCAGAGGTATGGACGAAGCGAGCAATATCTAGGAAAGGGTAAGGTGGATGATGATCATTTTTCGTAGAGAACCTGATCCCAAAAGCCGGATTCCACAGACGATTGTTTATAGTTGGTGGCATGCTGGAGCTGAACTCTTTCCTTTATAGATAGAACCGTCAGGAAGTTTTAAATCAAAGACGGGTACCTCAACATACCTACTAACAGAGGGGAACTGACACGTTCTtgtcaagggtcttgatacACTGCCAGCAATGCGCCCCTGTGAAGACAATATCATTGGGGTATGAAGTGATTGAAATGTAGCCAGCGTCGGTGAGCCATTGTGGCAAAAGCCCATGACCCTGATACGCGAAGACTACTACGCAGTATGTGAGATTTGTTAGGCAGCCGCGTCAATAGGGCGATCATTGATTCTGAGCGTTAGCGGGTGGCTTGGGGAGGGTGGAGGTGGGCAATGAATTGGCTTAGTCACCGCGATTATCGCGAGAGCACGTGGGGACGTgctctacctacctaggtaccttacctattcACACCTCCATAATCCGTCCCATTTGAGACTTTGAGACGACGACCTTGACGACTTCAGCTCAACTTTGAGATAAAGCATTTGGCTTTCGGTAACTAAGGCCGGCACTTCAGTAATCGTTCTGAGCAAAGAAGACGCTTCAGATCGATAACTCTTCATTCGATCCACCCACGTCACATTTTCACAATGGCATCCCAACTGTTACCTCTCGGTGAGTAGCCTTCCATAGAGATCCTTGATGTATAAAAGCTACATACTAACTCTTCTGTGTAGAGCTTATCGACAAGTGTGTAGGCTCCAGGATTTGGGTCATTATGAAGGGCGATAAGGGTGAGAGATGAGTTTCTGCATGCTCATAGACGATTGTACTGAAAAGGTGATAGAATTCAGCGGAACTCTCGTCGGCTTTGATGACTACGTCAGTGAGTATTACTCTGCCAGATCGCCGCTACCTAAACTAATCACCGGTATAGATATGGTTCTGGAGGATGTAACCGAGTTGTATGAGCAACGTCTCCATTATTGCATTTCCGGCACTGGCTAACTCAATAGTGACTATTCGGGTAACCACACTAAACTTCCCAAGATTCTGCTGAACGGCAACAACATCTGCATGGTGAGTCAATCGGAACTCGTTCCCTGCTTTTTGTACTAAAACTCTGTCAGTTGATCCCCGGTGGTGAAGGTCCAGAAGGAGCTGCTTGAGAATGGTCTGCCAGG
Coding sequences within:
- a CDS encoding related to microtubule-interacting protein, translating into MGDVAQVKVVFTTTEQDLVLPDSKQQLLVPADIKRYGLSRILNSESMLDTSSPIPLDFLANGTFLRTSIEEYLAKNGLSSESTLTLQYVRSLLPPVYEASFEHDDWVGGIDLLSATSRAGLLAGGGNIPERVASASYDGLVRVWNPSGDAIAVSPAGRAGGHTQRANAVRWISQKQLASVGLDRKVIVWDYSESEDGFSGVLKSSMELWGHEKEINSLDINGATKRILTASSDGKVGLWTSSKRTAPQADPESLPSAHSTKRAKLASAANTAQRGPLALILVHDEPVTAAIFHPNDATVAYSASKDHTVRTIDLTTQREVSRLTTMHPLLCATALPGSSLVAAGSSARHITLLDPRESATTTSAMTLRGHVNMVVSLAPSPENDHSLVSGSHDSTCRVWDLRSVRMGTSEEGGGSVSEPVYTIGREWLKGKKLPAAGDGAKVLGVAWDQSWGIVSGGEDKKVQINRGRNLFGPGS
- a CDS encoding related to werner syndrome helicase, which encodes MPPTINNRLWNPAFGIRFSTKNDHHPPYPFLDIARFVHTSASGSGGVEKGDVEADEFSEGEEFERDAVEWFDQQDRLVLPTTETISKDTQVASDTGGDLVEASKQEKALTESVTAPLTSLDYTIDANLWDTARKSKAGSSQSFWSYRMYRQVQENGEEQKVKVHYCISKHTMEHVCERYFSNEKVIGFDLEWFVARGPASSNPRRNVSLIQIASPSRVGLFHVALFPKDDFVAPTFKRIMEDESVTKVGVAIKGDCTRLKNNLGINSKGIFELSHLYKLVKYSKAGELDRINKVMVSLAVQTQEMLGLPLFKGDDVRSSNWMMRLSADQVAYSASDAYAGLQLYYVLEQERMKLQPTPPRPAFVEQNLPIRFLTADDVDESDTTSESGEHEVITDVEVRLETPETRPTPSIATPTTKATPQPEDNPHDTRDPRILAAEKHAQKYHSITRPKSTPPLSSLRTYYMWYDNQDLTPEVVATLLRTPPLKTNTVVSYILDAIVSGGLPYSKARLRTEVLVHLAPQSLVSARYRALVDASQASEDEEL
- a CDS encoding probable u6 snrna-associated sm-like protein lsm5 → MASQLLPLELIDKCVGSRIWVIMKGDKEFSGTLVGFDDYVNMVLEDVTEFDYSGNHTKLPKILLNGNNICMLIPGGEGPEGAA